ACTTGAAATGTATAGTCACATGGTTTGAAAGTTTACGAGTGTTCTATTCCAAATCGTCGAAATAGTATAGGACTTCAACCCCACCGTAAATACTGAACCACAACCAAATCCCTAATTACTAAatttaaaccctaatcactaactctaaacccaaatataataatataatattgaaatatgctatttttatatataagacaCAATATGAAGCCTCCACAAATAGTATGGAAGATGTAGTCTATTCCATTTACATTAATTGAACACCAATGTAAAATAGtacgaaaaaataaatctttgtTGATGAAAATGAAGAGACCGCGTTTCAATTTCCGACTGATCCGGCTTTAGATGTGAAGAAATTTGTCAACAATCTTATTAATTAAGAGATCtttggaaattaaaaaaaaaaaaaacagaaaacaaaagttGAAGAGGTTGAGACAGTAGATGTTAAGGGTGTTTTGGTATATAACACACAAAATACGTTGAATATCACAATCAACTTTTTTTTAGTTATCCAGCGAATTATTAAATGTTTGAAGGTTATACAATGCAATTCTCCAATAAAATATGCATACTTgatccaaaataaataaataaatgaaaataaaatatgcataatatttatttatttttgtttagtttagttttatattattttagttaagcATGTTAATTATGATTTATTGAGTTGTGATGTTTAAATGTACTCGATTTTGCAGAATATTACTTTGAAATGATATTCGTTGCTAAAAATTATAGTTTGGTTTTAATTGGATGTAGTTAGTTTCTTATTTCTTGTAtggttatttaattataattttgttttttgtttttattttattatcacAATTCacgtataaaatttataaaaaataaaactgaaaaattgaaaaatattgtttaaaatcagtttaaaatttcattattaaaatataactttacatttaaaaattacacataaaaataaattcaattaaAGCTAtctaatgttttagaaaaatttcttgtaaataaaatatttggtttTCTCTTGTGAAGACAACACTAagtaaaagttttatgaaaccACATTCTGAACTGAAATATCAATTTTGGCAGAGTACCAAAAATTACAAATACTAAAGCTTTAGCTGGCTCTATTACATGTTATAAATGCTGCCTCCATAAAATGTTTAGTTAACTAAGTTATTTGAAGTCTTCTTTTGTATATAGTCATTTTATGATATTCAGTTTGATTTTTCATTTATTCAAAGATGAATTAATTCTCCATACCAAAAAGACGGGTGTGTTTTTAAcagagaaaatataattttcgtgAATAAAGTAAATTCTTAGATATTGAAAGATTTATGTTTATGGTTCAAACTTAAAAGAATTAgttgtttatttatataaagaCTAGTATTGGTCCCATGCTACGCATGGGAGTATTTTTGGCttacaaataaaagtaaaataaatgtttaattacatataattaaaaatgacatGTAACTTTGATTTATCAGGAGATAAGTATTAacacattataattaattagattttcttaaattttgttaaatttattttaattagctTGTTGGATACAAATATTACTTTGATGCTTTCCTGTTTTACTTTTATGTCTTGTTCTTTTTCCATATTTTCCTAATTCTTAACATACAATCTATGCTTCTTAGTTTATTACATCTAGTCATTTATATAGTATCTCCATCTGTAAACAGTAAGAATCATATGTAACAGAGAAACATCATATCATGAAAGCAAATCAAACGGTTAAACAATCAAGTTATCAAAGTTGCTACTAACACGTAGCTGCTAATACAAACAAAGTTACTGCAAGAACTACAATAATACAAACACGTAGCTGCTACTACATACCTATGTTAATTTTGTCTTAGAATTTAAGCAGCCTTCCAATGAAATATTGATTTTGCCATCTTAAACAGGTCATGTTTCTCTTGTCCTAATTGTACATAAACAAACTTTTTACTGAATATTTGAAAAACTAAAACTCTAAGGCAGTAGCAAAGTACTCACGTAGTCTGAAGGATGTTTTCAACCTATTGTACAGGAAAACAACAATATAATTAAGTCGATTCTTTAGTAATGAATTAGTGGAAGGGTATTCACCTTTTATCCAAAGCCTTTCTTCTAATCCCACCACGTCTTCTTTCTATCTTCCTCCTTTTTTATCCAAAATCTTTTTGTTTCTGGTTGAATATCTCCAGCAATGCAAATCTACCAAATTGACTCTAGAACCTTCCAAGCTTTAAACTGGTTTTGATAAATATATGTAGTGCTCTCCAAAAGTCAGTGAAACCGTACAAATAGAAGGAATATGGGTTGGTGGCATCTGTTTTCTACGCCTCAAATTATGGATTAgagttttgaaactaaaaagagTATAGaccttttaattttgttatgaTCGATGAGAGTTTCTCAGATGTTTGTTTCCAGATCTGAGAAATATATAAGTATGGAAAAAAGATCATGGACAAAGGAGCAAGATCGTGGATTTGTGGAATTGTTATTTAGAAACCGTTAGATAGTTATTTTTTtccaactattatttttttaattgattatttttttattttgtaaatattttccACATGTCAAGTTTTGATTCGTtgagtgacttgtgctttagtatataagggatatgaACATCCATATCTCCTATATTTTTGGTTGagaatttttaattatagaggaaaattattgatttaaaaattaaaaagtaattatGATGTTCAAGtaacataaaaatttataaataagatttaaaaaattatatcctaCAACAAAATGTCTCTAATTAACATGACCAAAtttctaaataagaaaaaaatatcttaaaaagaTATTTCTGATTAATTTgatgtatttattttagtaatgtgatattataaattttaatgtcattaaaaacatatttaaccAACGTGATTTAGGAAAAACATATTgtctttttatataaatttagtttttgagttatataaaaggaaattcgattttattaaattacatgtttttaaaatgttatatatttgttaaagatttggaaacaaatattaaaaatgttaattaaatattaataatgatattttaataataaattttattcactAAAGATATCACTgtaattaatcattttaaaaattaacgtGAATGCGACACATAAAAAActgatttctcaaataatattatagagatatactACATTTGATATATTATATGGGTTATTTTAGGAGATagcaataaaaataattaaataatttttcaaaaaccaaaataattaaaaaataataataataacgtCAACTTTACCGACATTAAAAACgctaactaaaccctaaatccagaCCGTAACCCTAAATCCTACATCTAAACCCGAATTCTATACCCTAAAAcccaaacctaaaccctaaacccaaacctataccctaaatccaaaccatataccataaaacctaaacccaaaacccaaattcTATACCCTAAAACAcaaacctataccctaaacccgaacCCTATACTCTAAATCCAAACCCTATAccttaaaacctaaaccctagattcaaactctataccctaaacccaaaccctataccctaaactataaaccctagatcttaaatcctaaacccaaacattaaaccctaaattcaaccttaaaccctaaacccaattCTATACCCTAAATCATGAACTTAAATTGTAGATTCTATATCCAAACCTTAAATTCTAAAAGAACAATATCAACATTaatctaaatatttaagttttggaTATGGGTATAGGATTTACAATTTagatttagggtctaggatttgagtttaggatatagggtttggatttatggtttatggtttaaatttaggatttaaggtttgggtttaggatttaagatctagggtttagggtttagaatttaggatctAGAGTTTGAATTTAGGGTAtatagtttgggtttagggtttaggttttaaggTATAAGGTTTGGATTTAgagtatagggtttgggtttaaggtttaggttcGGGTTTTAGGGTATagtatttgggtttagggtttaggttttaacgTACAGGGTTtatatttagggtataggatttgggtttagggtttaggtttgggtttaagggtatagagtttgagtttaaggtttagagtttagggtttaaggttacggtttggatttagggtatagggtttgggttttagggtatagagtttaggtttagtatttagaatttagggtttaagattacggtttggatttagggtttagttggCGTTTTTAACGTCGTTAAAATTGgcgttattattattatttttaactattttgatttttaaaaattatttaattgtttttatctattaatttatgTGGCATTATAATTGGTTTTTAGAGGTGAGATGAACTTAAAGGTTCACTAAGTTTTGTTCAaagaaaatatatgaataaCTCTAAGCGAAACAAAGAGTGGATTCATCTACGCCTCATCATCAAGATTGTGTTTTTCATAATGAAACAGACAGATTGATGTTTGGTCCTGAAAGTGATAACTCAAGTCTTGTTACAGGATAATAatacctttttttattttgttttcgaatttaaacacacacaaatgaagtcagggagacaatatgaTACAGCAGAAGCTCTGTTTTCATCACGGAGAATGCTGCCAAGAAGCAAGACTGTGCGCCTAAGGCCATGTGTTTTTGATGATCactgaagactctcttcttaAAGATGTGCCAAGAGCTGTGTAACTAGTATTATTGTTGAATCCTCTTGAAAGTTTTCTGTTTAAAGGACTTGCACTGCCGTATCCACCATTGATGCTTCGGTTCGAGATACGGCGATTGCTACTAGCTGGTCTTGCCACATAAAAGTTATCTTGCTGGGCTACAGGTGGTGGAatgatctttttcttttcctgcATTGCCGAATCAATATATAGTCAAGCAGGTTCAAGTAGAGATATATAATTCATCTTCACATATTTGTGAGAGAGACTAACCCGGAGCCTTAGCTTCTCCACCTCCTTTTCCTGCCTCAGATTACTGTATTCTTGTAACATTGCAATAAGAGGTTCCTGAAAGAAGCCACAAAAggatatttttattgattttttttttgaatgaaccaAATACTACTCTCCAATCACATTTAACCACAtagagttctgatgggatccaatGCATTAGTGATTGTATTATATGTAGGCATAAATTTGTGTCACCTCATTGTACAAGAAGACCTTCTGTCTTTCTGCTTCCCAGATCTTAGTCTTTACCAATATTGATTCCACTAATCCTGGTGTCAACATCATAGTATGTTAAGTCTAAAGCTTAAGAATAAGATGTATATAcatgttcatgttcatgtcCAAATGTCATTTGTTCTGTTTCTATTACCTGTGATTTTGCTGACTTCTTTGCGTGCCCGTTCCGCTCGCCTTAGATTTTTATGAGCATTTCTACTTACTGAGTATCGGTTCTCGTCCTGTGACAAGATAAGAGTTTGTTGCATGAGTTAGACTACAGAGATGAAATGCAGCTGTTGTCGCAGAAGAGCAATAGTGTAACGCAAAACCTGGTCATATTCTTCTAGCCAACGCTCTTCATCTCGTGCTAACATCCACCTATCCACCTTTTCAATTATTACTTTTCTACTTGCTGCTTCTTCCTTTGCTCTCGCTATCTTTTCATCCATGGCATTAAGAAGCTCAATGTGGTCAATTTCACCTTTAATATAGATCAATATTAAACTCTGCAATGAGTTTGAGGTATATACACAAGACATGAAGCAGTTGCCGAAGGTTAGAGTTAGTCTCACCAGAGTCTACTAGGTTTATTATATCTCCCACTTCTGTTGATGGAGTTTCCATATGTGATATGTTGCATGTAGTCTCTAGCTCCTTTTGTTTCTTGAGGAAAAGTTCTTTGGTTTTGCTTGCTTTCAGTTGATCTAGTCTCTTGACTTCAGCCTCAGCCTTTTGCATGAAAGTAAAGGTAATTATGTTACGTCATCTATCATTGGTATGCAACCTTTGTATATACACGTACCTGCTGAATTATGCCAGATGTAATGCTTCCAGGAGCACACACGTCTGATGGTTCGAATGACAGTAACTCAATGACGTGAGAAAACTTCTGACGATCTTCATAAGATGCATCCATTAGATTCCACAGGTTCGATAAAGCTCTACCAAGATGGTGAATCTGCCAGTCGTAACATGTTCATAAATATGTGAGTCTCTTGACTAAAAGTGCtagaaaatgtattaaaaacatGTGTATTTAGCTTCAACCTTTTCAAGGCGCTTCTGTTTTTCCTCTTCAAGAGACACAACAGTGCCATTAAGCTTCTTTAAGATATCATCACTGATGTTTTTGGATATTCCATAGAGATCATTCAAGCTTGGATGGATCTTTGTTATGATCATAGATGCTTCTGTTTCCAAGGTTGCTGACAGGTCTCGAATGGcgcatatatatatttcaaccTTCTGCAGTCTTTCATTCTTGgtgagacaaaaacaatataatGGATAAGTCAGAACAGTCTTATATAGTTAAAGCAAGGCACAACCCACAACCCACAAATCGTTGTGTTACCAAATTAGTACGCatgttttagaaagaaaaaaatgttttcaaaatgaTGCATTTTGTATTTTCAATGCATATTATATCAACTAACAATGGTTAATTATAAAttcaacaaaattttaattacatttacaaaaaaattatggttataactataaaattatgagaaataaataatcacaaaaaagttatGCATTTAATACTGAAACTTAAAATGTTTTATCAACATgtgtaaaaaatctaaaacatgtatcaGTTTTAAACAGAGAGAATATTACATATGTACCTTCTCATCATGGAGTCTATGGAGTTCATTCTGATACTCCTCCAGTTTCTTTATAGAAAGATCGTTGTCGTCTATCTTTATATTCGTAGATGACTCTTCATATGTTGATCTTCCTGCTATTTCTGCTGAAATCTTCTGAATCTCCCCTTTAACAGACCTGACCTGCTTCACTCTCTCGTCTTTCCTCAGCCTCATCTCACGCAGTGCAGGGGCAATAGCATCCAGCTGCTCCCTCAGTGTTCCTTCCTTTTTCTCTGGCTGTATAAAGAATGACAACAACATAAGTTATCTGAAAATGTTGCCTAGTCTTGGCTTTGTTTTAGAATGAAGATTTTACCCTTCCGGGTACTGATCTTTCACCGAGGCACAAAAGAAGATGGGTGAGTTCAGCTTCAGATTCCGCCAGCTCTTGATGTAGACGAGACCTTGCAATATTGGCATGGTCAACTTTTCTACGGTAAGCCTCTACACATTCCTGCTCAATATCGAGTaacactttctctctctcaaacTTATCTTCTCCAACTTCATCCCATATCATCTGTGTACAAAACAGTGAGAGCATCCTTACGTCACAATACTCTTTTAACTACATGAACCATTTTACTTGAAAGAAGCATATAATATAACAAACTTGCCTGTAACTCTTTGAGCAAATATCCGCAGGACATATCTAACAATGAGGAGCTTCTCATGCCTATAGGTATCTGAAGGGAACCCATCTTCTGATGGATGAATTCTCCCGTATTGGGATTGAGGTATGATCAGGTTTGTGGTATTGGTGGTGCTGGTTTTGCTTTGAAGACAAGAGTGAAAGTGACACATATTCTGCTATAGAGACTTCCTGTTTAAGTGATTGCTCTTCCGCATCTCCCTCCTCTTCCATGATTCTTCAGTTTATGTCTCTTTCTCTTTATCTTTCTcaacttatttttatttatctaaattTGGTAAAGTTTAGAGGTCGCTTTAGTGATGCGTTTGTTTCTGCTATATGAAaagccagagagagagagagagagagagagagagatgttatTGTTTATATAACAGTAACTTGATTCCTAAGCAAGCTCTGGTGGTTTCTAACCTTTTTGCTTATTAAATCAAAATCTCTGTTGATTTCTTCACCATGTGGGTTCTTACAAATGATCTTTGCCTTTTCTTTTCATGGATTAGGTAAAGTTTTCTGGTTCAAGTTCATTTGATTTTGTCTCCTGTAGTACCAAAGATAGAGAATGCTCATATGATTAATTCAGTTTCATTTGTATGTGTGTTTAATAAGTTGCTTTCtttcaattttataattaaatacaaataacaGTAAATCTGTATTATCAACCACAATGATCTCTAAACGTCCTAGATGAACCTGTCCTTGCAATTCTGTTGCGGAAGACcatcttaaaattatattttctttaaattgttaCGCGTGGACAATTATCCTTTATAGTTTATAATGACTTGTTTTATACGTCTCTTAAATAAATTCGTAGAGGAGACCTTCAACTAACTAACCAATACTATATCCTAATACTAGATTTTCGCCCGCAGATCCGTGCAGATagattatcattttaaaaatatataataaatatttttgcaaatattttaaagatatgatttatattttagtgttatatattgtataaatctataatgttattggttatgtttcttatttcgatattattaatgtataatgatttgttttatatattttactttattattaatgttattatatactaatatatttttgagtttggtaaaataaattcatagtatATAATCAAATTGAGAATCTCCttcattttttctaaattttaacaGATTGaatacaatacattttaaaattttatttagttatactatagaaattatatatttttaacgtaatttatatttctatgttatttattttagtttattttgtgaatttataagtaaatacattataataatactatattattaattatgaaatcaatcgctgtattaatttaaaagtattttaaaactttgttaagattttgttagattttttttcagcaaattttgttataagtaaaagtaaaatttaaatttacaattaaaatttatttattaatatctatataatttatatatatatatattaaatagattaatttaaataattttttaaacactaattaatttaaataatcaaataaatataattgatGAAATAGACCTAGTATGATTTTTTATGGTATCTcctttaataaataatatatagagtataattataaaatttgaaaaaatagcatacatttttattttattttgttttataataaaattttatttaaattatcttagaatagtatatattattagttatgaaattaatcaatggtattagtttaaataacatcttttaaatttttaggaagattttgttagattttttcaacattttgttataactaaaaataaaatttaaatttccagttaaaattgatttattattgatatctttatgtatttaatagattaatgtaaataattaaataaatgtaattgaTGAAATTGACCTAATAAGACTAGTATGACTTTcttatggtagataaaaatggtacttctcttttaatagagaagatataACATATCTATATTTCGGTTTCAAAAGATTTTCAGCTTCTGCATTGTCCGTCCCTAGACCCAAAGGCCAAAACTGTTATAGTAATTCACTAACTAGAGTTTATCCCGCACATAGTGCgggtatatttttattttataaatatttaattttgatattattatataaatttaaatatacaatttatatcttagtgttatgtattttataactctttaattttattgtttaagttTCTTATTACTTTCTTAATATAggggtttgttttatacattttacctttttttattacgttttcgagttttcataatttaaaataatcaaataaaaaatattcttcaacatatgatttttgaaaatatatagctgtagaaataaatttttaacatatgttaataacttcatttgtataaaaaaatttgacttgattaacaaatttgaatctgttttagtggtagatgataatttatttaaatgaaagcattatattacttaattacgaaattaattaatgcaatatttaataaaaattatttaaaaatttagtaggattttgttagatttttcttagCAGATTTTGTtgtaactgaaaataaaattcaaatttatagttaaaattaatttattattagtatTCCTATTAATTATTATGTCATATTAAGTGATTAATGAAATGGTCCTAGTAGACTTctaaataatagataaaaatggtacttctcttttaatagagaagactAGATTTTTACCCGCGCTTAAGAAGCACAGATATTTTTTTGGTGACCGtaaattcaaatattaaataaatttatgtttattattagatatctaaaatatttaaaactgttttattattattatttctgtCGGGTACAATGTTTTCATTGAGTTTTTATATCCAAATCAGACTTGTGGTCGAAACATAAGATctaataactcatatatagtggaatagaatataataaaatgaatatagtaaaagtatttgaaaatcaaaaaaaccGTTATTAACCCattgagaaaaaatataatttgttttttgttttataaatttttgatatattaatatatatttgacttgtataagaaatttcttttaacaaatattgttaagtttatttataaatatattaattatcaatCTACCAAAATAGTGAAGcaagtattatattttttcctttttgaattttctatcaaactattatcaaattttttcaaaaaaaaatcagtttgtgacagatattttattattagaaatccatacaatttaaataatgttacatttatacgtatttatgtataaaatggtCTTCATAATTTgggattttgtaaaaaaaggGTCTAAAGttaatttggttaattttttttttctataacaaaagttaattggatttataattttcttttctaaatggGTTGTATCagttaaattatcttttttaagtTAAACACCCAAAGcccaattaataatatttattttgctgaTAACAAAGTGAGATTAAATAGggataacatataatatataagaaagaccaaaaaataaaaaaaggaaaagtccaaacaacttttataagtagatttatCAAGAATGCTTcctttttaatagaatagactaGATTTCGACCCGCGCTTCTTAAGCGCGGGTTTGAggtttttaatctttaataaattttaaatttagtataatttttttttgtttcacattattgacttttaatgtttttattattcattattttttatagtGTGAGATTTGTTTGAAATAGATTTAAAGATGATATGTATGTTTTTAGTAGTAAagatattcattaataaaaatatatattttaattattgaactGTATTAaccaatgttttgaaaatctgaTCGGACCGTACGATCGAACCAGTCGGATCCTGACTCGCTCTTCTAACTGATTCTGAGTTGTGCTAAAAACCGAATTTGAGTTAAATCAGACCTAGTTCAATATTAA
The nucleotide sequence above comes from Brassica napus cultivar Da-Ae chromosome A9, Da-Ae, whole genome shotgun sequence. Encoded proteins:
- the LOC106364658 gene encoding 65-kDa microtubule-associated protein 8 — its product is MGSLQIPIGMRSSSLLDMSCGYLLKELQMIWDEVGEDKFEREKVLLDIEQECVEAYRRKVDHANIARSRLHQELAESEAELTHLLLCLGERSVPGRPEKKEGTLREQLDAIAPALREMRLRKDERVKQVRSVKGEIQKISAEIAGRSTYEESSTNIKIDDNDLSIKKLEEYQNELHRLHDEKNERLQKVEIYICAIRDLSATLETEASMIITKIHPSLNDLYGISKNISDDILKKLNGTVVSLEEEKQKRLEKIHHLGRALSNLWNLMDASYEDRQKFSHVIELLSFEPSDVCAPGSITSGIIQQAEAEVKRLDQLKASKTKELFLKKQKELETTCNISHMETPSTEVGDIINLVDSGEIDHIELLNAMDEKIARAKEEAASRKVIIEKVDRWMLARDEERWLEEYDQDENRYSVSRNAHKNLRRAERARKEVSKITGLVESILVKTKIWEAERQKVFLYNEEPLIAMLQEYSNLRQEKEVEKLRLREKKKIIPPPVAQQDNFYVARPASSNRRISNRSINGGYGSASPLNRKLSRGFNNNTSYTALGTSLRRESSVIIKNTWP